One window of the Paramormyrops kingsleyae isolate MSU_618 unplaced genomic scaffold, PKINGS_0.4 ups125, whole genome shotgun sequence genome contains the following:
- the LOC140587015 gene encoding uncharacterized protein, giving the protein MSFRCKCMLADQITPPGKKISLFPFIVLGDFNRVNLHQELPKYRQHIDCPTRDNITLDHCYTILKDAYRSVPRAALGHSGHCMVHLIPIYRQQLKRAKPVVKTVKKWTNAAKQKLQDCFDCTNWTVFEAASDNLDELTDTVTSYISFCEDVCVPTKTFCTYNNNKPWFTPKLQHLHQAKEDAYRSGDRALYRQARNTLTSEIKVAKRSYSEKLKERFSANDPASVWRGLRDITSNRRPLPPAEANKDLADELNNFYCRIHKAEVSRLFQKQKTKKAPGPDGVSPSCLKTCAYQLAPIFTRIFNRFLELCVVPSCFKRSTIITVPKKPTITGLNDYRPVALTSVVMKSFERLVLAHLKDITGHQLYPLQFAYRANRSVDDAVNMGLHYILQHLVRPGTYARIRFVDFSSAKRA; this is encoded by the exons atgagcttcagatgtaaatgcatgctggctgaccagatcaccccccctggaaagaaaatatccctattcccttttattgtccttggtgattttaacagagtgaatctacaccaggaacttcctaaatacagacagcatatcgactgccccaccagggacaacatcacactggaccactgttacaccattttaaaagatgcctatcgctctgtcccccgggcagctttaggacattctggtcactgtatggtccatcttattccaatttacaggcaacagcttaaacgtgccaagcctgtagtcaaaactgtgaagaagtggaccaatgcagcaaagcagaaactgcaggactgttttgactgcactaattggactgtctttgaagctgcatctgataatctggatgagctgacagacactgtgacatcatacatcagtttttgtgaagatgtgtgtgtcccgaccaagaccttctgcacatacaacaacaataaaccatggttcactcccaaactgcaacatcttcaccaggctaaggaggatgcctacagaagtggtgacagggccctgtacaggcaggccaggaacacgctgaccagtgagatcaaagtggcaaaaagaagctactctgagaagctgaaagaacggttctcagccaatgaccctgcatcagtgtggagaggcctgcgagatatcaccagcaacagacgacccctaccccccgctgaagcaaacaaagacctggcagatgagctgaacaacttctactgcag aatacacaaagcggaagtgagccggctgttccagaaacagaaaaccaagaaggccccgggaccagacggtgtatccccctcctgcctcaaaacctgtgcttatcagctggctcccatcttcacccgcatcttcaatagattcctggagctgtgtgtagttccctcgtgcttcaaacgctccaccattatcacggtccccaaaaaacccaccattacaggactgaatgactacagacctgtcgccttgacgtctgtggtcatgaaatcctttgaacgcctggttttagcccatctaaaggacattacaggacaccagctgtaccccctgcagtttgcctatcgggcaaacaggtcggtggatgatgcagtgaatatggggctgcattatatcctgcaacatctggtccgtccaggaacttatgccaggatccgatttgtggactttagttcggctaaacgagcatag